The following are encoded in a window of Stieleria sp. JC731 genomic DNA:
- a CDS encoding sensor histidine kinase — MNQPSPQPVSPITSHRPHAAAIGNGEVDQTELIGQLKAQLRQNQAMASLGELTSTATHEFNNVLMTIINYARLGIRNRDDASRDKALGKILEASERAARITTTILAQARNRSDAMEPTDLVALVKDTMVLLEREMNKYRVSVNTEFAEDAAKAMAAGNQIQRVLLNLLINARQAIGESGNLYLAVRNSDDGEHVEVMVRDSGCGIPSDTLPKIFEPFFSTKSGPDESGKGGTGLGLSACKEIIDAHNGKIRVESSVGVGTAFTIRLRKAS; from the coding sequence ATGAATCAGCCATCGCCCCAACCGGTCTCTCCAATCACATCCCATCGTCCTCACGCGGCGGCCATCGGAAATGGCGAAGTTGACCAAACCGAATTGATCGGTCAGCTGAAAGCTCAGTTGCGGCAAAACCAAGCGATGGCATCGTTGGGCGAACTGACAAGCACGGCGACGCACGAGTTCAACAACGTCTTGATGACGATCATCAACTACGCCCGGCTGGGAATTCGCAATCGCGACGATGCATCCCGCGACAAAGCACTCGGAAAAATCCTCGAAGCTTCCGAACGTGCCGCTCGCATCACGACCACGATTCTGGCACAAGCGCGAAACCGATCGGACGCCATGGAGCCAACCGATTTGGTGGCCCTAGTCAAAGACACGATGGTGTTGCTTGAACGAGAGATGAACAAGTACCGCGTCAGCGTGAATACCGAGTTTGCCGAAGACGCCGCCAAAGCGATGGCTGCCGGAAATCAGATCCAACGCGTCTTACTGAACTTGTTGATTAATGCACGGCAAGCGATCGGCGAGAGCGGCAATCTGTATCTTGCGGTACGCAATAGCGACGACGGCGAACACGTCGAAGTGATGGTGCGAGATAGCGGATGCGGTATCCCCTCAGACACACTGCCTAAAATCTTTGAACCGTTCTTTTCAACCAAGAGCGGTCCAGACGAATCAGGAAAAGGCGGAACCGGTTTGGGCCTTTCGGCTTGCAAAGAAATCATCGATGCACACAACGGAAAGATTCGTGTGGAAAGCAGCGTCGGCGTTGGCACCGCCTTCACGATCCGTTTGCGAAAGGCAAGCTAG
- the rnpA gene encoding ribonuclease P protein component, translating to MQPSTKATSKRLFPKSMRVVSGREFTLVLRRGACAADNCLVVFAVRQSAQAPSKRKSRIASVKKRLGITIPKKTGNAVVRNHWKRLIRESFRTQQERVPAGFDFVVRPKKGAVADWKTIQKSIPKLTQKAVRRLESSRR from the coding sequence ATGCAGCCATCGACGAAGGCAACTTCGAAACGATTGTTCCCAAAGTCGATGCGCGTTGTCAGCGGTCGTGAGTTCACGCTGGTTTTGCGACGCGGTGCTTGCGCGGCCGACAACTGTCTCGTTGTTTTTGCGGTCCGCCAATCAGCTCAAGCTCCGAGCAAGCGAAAGAGTCGCATCGCATCGGTTAAGAAACGCCTGGGAATCACAATCCCCAAGAAGACCGGCAACGCCGTGGTGCGAAATCATTGGAAACGCCTCATCCGCGAATCCTTTCGCACTCAACAAGAACGCGTTCCCGCCGGGTTTGACTTTGTGGTGCGTCCTAAGAAAGGTGCCGTGGCAGACTGGAAAACGATTCAAAAATCGATTCCCAAGCTGACCCAGAAAGCGGTGCGGCGATTGGAATCGTCGCGAAGGTGA
- a CDS encoding DnaJ C-terminal domain-containing protein, translating to MSEDLYQILGVSRNASKDEIRKAHRKLALKYHPDKNPGKDAQERFKRIQEAYDVLSDDDKRAAYDRYGSDFERMRGGAHPGGGAGFDGLDLDQIFGQGGGRGGNAGGGFNFEGGFGDFFEQILGGRGGGGRSAGGRAGAGRGAATHQRAPQKGGNIRHELELPLEVIVRGGETEFYLNNEKLAVNIPPGVAEGAKMRLREQGSPSPNGGPRGDLILIIKSTPHQFYKRHGQNLELTLPVTISEAVLGAKVDVPTPAGTLTMNIPAGSSSGRKLRLKGQGIQPKTGNAGDLIVQLQIKVPETVDDPSRELIEKFAELNPQSVREEISF from the coding sequence GTGTCAGAAGACCTTTATCAAATCCTGGGGGTATCCCGAAACGCGTCAAAGGATGAGATCAGAAAAGCGCACCGAAAGCTGGCTCTGAAATACCATCCTGACAAAAATCCCGGTAAGGATGCTCAGGAAAGATTTAAGCGAATTCAGGAAGCGTATGACGTTTTAAGCGACGACGACAAACGCGCCGCATACGATCGTTACGGTTCTGATTTTGAACGAATGCGTGGGGGTGCACATCCAGGCGGCGGTGCAGGTTTCGACGGACTCGACTTGGACCAGATCTTTGGTCAAGGCGGTGGACGCGGCGGCAATGCTGGCGGCGGTTTTAATTTCGAAGGCGGCTTCGGCGATTTCTTCGAGCAAATTCTTGGTGGCCGCGGGGGCGGTGGACGTTCTGCCGGCGGGCGAGCCGGTGCGGGGCGTGGGGCAGCGACGCACCAACGTGCACCACAGAAAGGTGGCAACATCCGGCACGAATTAGAATTGCCTTTGGAAGTCATCGTGCGAGGTGGGGAGACGGAGTTCTACCTGAACAACGAAAAGCTGGCCGTGAACATTCCTCCTGGAGTCGCCGAAGGCGCGAAGATGCGTCTGCGCGAACAAGGCAGCCCATCACCCAACGGCGGTCCACGTGGTGACTTGATACTAATCATCAAGTCGACTCCGCATCAATTTTATAAACGCCACGGTCAGAACCTTGAACTGACATTGCCTGTCACAATCAGTGAGGCGGTTTTGGGTGCCAAAGTCGATGTGCCCACACCAGCCGGAACGCTGACGATGAATATCCCCGCCGGAAGCAGCAGTGGACGGAAACTTCGGCTCAAAGGCCAAGGCATTCAGCCCAAAACGGGCAACGCAGGAGACTTGATCGTGCAGTTGCAGATCAAGGTTCCCGAGACGGTTGACGATCCCTCACGTGAGTTGATCGAGAAATTCGCCGAGCTCAATCCTCAGTCGGTACGCGAAGAGATCTCGTTTTAG
- a CDS encoding Gfo/Idh/MocA family protein, which translates to MSIGIGIVGCGMIANFHARAIKDAEGAHLVGATARRAEQVEKFKAEHGCQGYATLEEMLADDSIGAVSICTPSGLHMDPAIAAAKAGKHVIVEKPLEITTERCDAIIKACQENGVRLTVTFQSRFHESSRLMKKAVEEGRFGKITMGDAYVKWYRSQEYYDSGAWRGTWELDGGGALMNQAIHSVDLLLWLMGPVEQISAMAATMTHERIEVEDVAVATLKFKNGALGVIEATTTSFPGALKRIEISGSEGSAILEEEDIKFWQFANETDEDERIRKEMMGKTETGGGAADPAAIGHHGHTMLFEEAISAINENRPSILDGEEGRRSVEVICGIYESAKTGKIVTLG; encoded by the coding sequence ATGAGCATCGGAATCGGAATCGTCGGATGTGGCATGATTGCCAACTTTCATGCCCGCGCTATCAAAGATGCCGAGGGTGCTCATTTGGTAGGTGCGACGGCGCGTCGAGCCGAACAAGTCGAAAAATTCAAAGCCGAACATGGATGCCAAGGCTACGCGACATTGGAAGAGATGCTCGCAGATGACTCGATTGGCGCCGTTTCGATCTGTACTCCCAGTGGTCTTCACATGGATCCCGCAATCGCTGCGGCAAAGGCAGGTAAGCACGTTATTGTCGAAAAGCCTCTTGAGATCACCACGGAACGGTGCGATGCGATTATCAAAGCCTGCCAGGAAAATGGCGTGCGTCTAACCGTGACATTTCAAAGCCGCTTTCACGAGTCCAGTCGGCTAATGAAAAAGGCGGTTGAAGAAGGGCGGTTTGGCAAAATCACGATGGGCGACGCCTATGTGAAGTGGTACCGAAGCCAAGAATACTACGACAGCGGCGCATGGCGTGGGACCTGGGAACTCGATGGCGGCGGTGCGTTGATGAATCAAGCCATTCACAGCGTCGATCTGTTGCTGTGGCTGATGGGGCCGGTCGAGCAAATCAGTGCGATGGCCGCAACCATGACTCACGAACGTATCGAAGTCGAAGATGTTGCTGTTGCCACATTGAAATTCAAAAACGGCGCTCTTGGCGTTATCGAAGCGACCACGACATCGTTCCCGGGTGCCCTGAAACGGATCGAAATCAGCGGCAGCGAAGGCAGTGCGATCCTTGAAGAAGAAGACATCAAGTTCTGGCAGTTTGCCAACGAAACGGACGAAGACGAACGCATCCGAAAAGAAATGATGGGCAAGACTGAAACCGGTGGCGGAGCCGCCGATCCGGCAGCGATCGGCCATCATGGACACACGATGTTGTTCGAAGAAGCCATCAGCGCGATCAATGAAAATCGACCTTCGATCCTAGACGGCGAAGAAGGACGACGCAGTGTCGAAGTCATTTGCGGTATCTACGAGAGCGCCAAGACGGGCAAGATCGTCACGCTCGGATAA
- the mfd gene encoding transcription-repair coupling factor, with translation MSVATSLHTERLQEIVEILDRDCGISETLAQTKPGERVAFSGVWGSLRAVLAAAAAKSSPNILMLLPQAADADVVSGDSIAFGVDDSYPLPLSVGRGGPHSLADPELAERLQVLQKLRNRSVDADSPMVVTAYIGGALQLVPTPSQLDSSTREFKVGVDLPMDEVAEWLRESGFVSTTAVQLPGEFAMRGGLIDIYSVDHSSPIRIEWFGDEIESIRHFDLGSQRSIGVVQSIEISAVGVHDISDDADTAFDSNIELGPISQYLTDDTLVILVDPHDCKLSAQTLLNRLDDQSGFTDFESLLASMSHLRVVTATTLNEGGEANIELHSTSADGFALSLDETHSKIDSIADDHEILLVGDTPADAQRLAELLQETKAARKGHIKPAVAQISGGFRLTSTNVLVLTGAELFHRSPVRRGKSRSQGKPITNSLQLEPGDLVVHLSHGIGLYLGLDHLEKNGQHVEHLVIEYDGGSKIYVPASRIGLIQRYVGGTKTQPKLAKVGGQAWARQKKAAESAVTDMASELLELQAKRSSRQGIAHDPDHVWQQQFDASFPYQETPDQITAIDAVKDDMESPKTMDRLICGDVGFGKTEVAMRAAFKAVTSGYQVAVLVPTTVLAEQHYHNFKNRMAEFPVRIEKLSRFCTAAEQRKTVKDIKSGKVDIVVGTHRIAGKDVDFNQLGLVIIDEEQRFGVAVKEKLKNKHSNVDVLTLSATPIPRTLHMALVGVRDISNLETPPAERRSVETTVSRWDDKLIRTAIVRELNRGGQIYMVHNRIGDMEAIVERLRGIAPELRIVIGHGQMAEGALEQVMVDFIDHKFDLLLATTIIESGLDIPNANTIFVDEADHYGLSDLHQLRGRVGRYKHQAFCYLLVSPHKHLSPEATKRLRAIEEFSQMGAGFAISMRDLEIRGAGNLLGSQQSGHIAAIGYEMYCHLLEDAVRQVQNLPPELSADVDIDLPVEAYLDPEYVPDLRHKIDLYRRIAKLTDAEEINAIREEMIDRFGLLPGAAERMLELAELRLDAAAWQISSITSDARFLVLHYTDKRRMELLAKRSDLPVRIVDGRRAYVPLRPQRKPGTTERPPKDYPGIEMDDPTGRGYLKLARKTFRSGN, from the coding sequence GTGTCTGTCGCTACTTCGCTTCATACCGAACGCCTTCAGGAAATCGTCGAAATCCTGGATCGGGATTGTGGAATTAGCGAAACGCTTGCCCAAACCAAACCGGGGGAACGCGTTGCCTTTAGTGGTGTCTGGGGATCGCTGCGCGCGGTGCTGGCAGCAGCGGCGGCAAAGTCCAGCCCGAACATTTTGATGTTGCTCCCACAGGCGGCTGACGCCGATGTGGTTTCCGGGGACTCGATCGCCTTTGGCGTGGACGATTCGTATCCGCTGCCGCTTAGCGTCGGTCGAGGAGGCCCCCACTCGCTGGCCGACCCTGAACTTGCAGAACGCTTGCAAGTCTTGCAAAAGCTGCGCAATCGCAGCGTCGACGCTGACTCGCCGATGGTGGTGACGGCCTACATCGGCGGTGCGTTGCAGCTGGTTCCCACACCCTCGCAATTGGATTCGTCTACACGAGAATTCAAAGTCGGCGTGGACCTTCCGATGGACGAAGTCGCCGAGTGGTTGCGGGAGAGTGGATTCGTATCGACGACGGCAGTGCAACTGCCCGGTGAGTTCGCGATGCGTGGAGGCTTGATCGACATTTACTCCGTCGATCATTCGAGCCCGATCCGCATCGAGTGGTTTGGCGACGAAATCGAGTCGATCCGCCACTTTGACTTGGGAAGTCAACGAAGTATCGGTGTCGTTCAATCGATCGAAATCTCCGCCGTCGGTGTTCACGACATCAGCGACGATGCCGACACGGCGTTCGATTCGAATATCGAACTGGGGCCAATCAGCCAGTACCTGACCGATGACACACTGGTGATCTTGGTTGACCCGCACGACTGCAAGCTATCAGCACAAACGTTGCTGAATCGTTTGGATGATCAAAGTGGGTTCACCGATTTTGAATCGTTATTGGCGTCGATGTCACATTTGCGAGTTGTGACTGCGACCACGTTGAACGAAGGTGGCGAAGCCAACATCGAATTGCACTCGACCAGCGCTGACGGGTTCGCCCTTTCGCTGGACGAAACCCATTCCAAGATTGATTCGATCGCCGATGACCACGAAATCTTGCTCGTCGGCGACACCCCTGCGGATGCCCAGCGGCTAGCCGAACTGCTTCAAGAGACAAAGGCTGCCCGAAAAGGTCACATCAAACCTGCTGTTGCCCAAATCAGTGGTGGCTTTCGACTCACGTCGACCAACGTCTTGGTCCTCACCGGCGCAGAACTTTTTCATCGCAGTCCGGTACGACGGGGAAAGTCGCGTTCTCAGGGAAAACCGATCACCAATTCGCTGCAGTTGGAACCCGGTGATCTGGTCGTGCACCTGTCCCACGGCATCGGACTGTACCTGGGACTCGATCATCTCGAAAAGAATGGCCAGCATGTCGAGCACCTGGTAATCGAATATGACGGTGGCTCAAAAATCTACGTGCCGGCTTCACGTATCGGCTTGATCCAGCGATATGTCGGCGGCACCAAAACCCAGCCGAAGCTGGCGAAGGTTGGCGGCCAAGCGTGGGCGCGGCAAAAGAAGGCAGCTGAAAGTGCCGTCACCGACATGGCTTCGGAGCTTTTGGAGCTCCAGGCCAAACGCTCCAGTCGACAAGGAATCGCGCACGATCCCGATCACGTCTGGCAGCAGCAATTCGATGCAAGCTTTCCATACCAGGAAACTCCCGACCAGATCACAGCCATCGACGCTGTCAAAGATGACATGGAGTCACCCAAGACGATGGACCGATTGATTTGCGGTGACGTCGGATTCGGAAAAACCGAAGTCGCCATGCGGGCGGCATTCAAAGCGGTCACCAGTGGCTATCAAGTCGCCGTGTTGGTTCCGACGACAGTGCTTGCCGAACAGCACTACCACAACTTCAAAAACCGAATGGCGGAGTTCCCGGTTCGGATCGAAAAGCTCAGTCGGTTCTGCACCGCTGCAGAACAACGCAAAACGGTCAAAGACATCAAGAGCGGCAAAGTTGACATCGTTGTCGGCACGCATCGCATCGCAGGGAAAGATGTCGACTTTAACCAACTCGGTTTGGTCATCATTGATGAAGAACAGCGATTCGGAGTGGCTGTTAAAGAGAAACTTAAAAACAAACACTCCAATGTCGATGTGCTGACACTCTCGGCGACACCAATCCCAAGAACCCTGCACATGGCCTTGGTTGGCGTTCGCGACATCAGCAATCTGGAAACGCCGCCTGCGGAAAGACGCAGCGTCGAAACCACCGTGTCCCGCTGGGACGACAAACTGATCCGTACCGCGATCGTTCGAGAACTGAACCGTGGCGGCCAAATCTATATGGTTCACAATCGCATCGGCGACATGGAAGCGATTGTCGAGCGTCTTCGCGGAATCGCTCCCGAGCTGCGGATCGTGATCGGCCATGGCCAAATGGCCGAGGGTGCACTTGAACAAGTGATGGTTGATTTTATCGACCACAAGTTCGACCTGCTGCTTGCAACGACGATCATTGAAAGCGGGCTCGATATCCCGAACGCCAACACGATTTTTGTTGACGAAGCCGATCACTACGGTCTGAGCGACCTACACCAACTTCGAGGTCGCGTCGGACGTTATAAGCACCAGGCGTTCTGCTACTTATTGGTTTCGCCGCACAAGCATCTGTCGCCGGAAGCAACAAAACGACTTCGGGCGATCGAAGAGTTCAGCCAAATGGGCGCCGGGTTTGCGATCTCGATGCGAGACTTGGAAATCCGCGGGGCAGGCAACCTGCTGGGCAGTCAACAAAGTGGTCATATCGCTGCAATCGGCTACGAAATGTATTGCCACCTGCTCGAAGATGCCGTTCGACAAGTCCAGAACTTGCCCCCAGAACTGTCAGCAGATGTTGATATCGACCTTCCGGTAGAAGCCTATCTGGACCCGGAATACGTTCCTGACTTGCGACACAAAATTGACCTGTATCGCCGTATCGCCAAGCTGACCGACGCGGAAGAGATCAACGCGATTCGCGAAGAAATGATCGATCGGTTCGGACTGCTTCCCGGAGCTGCCGAACGGATGCTAGAACTGGCCGAATTGCGACTGGATGCGGCCGCTTGGCAAATTAGTTCCATCACCAGTGACGCGAGATTCCTGGTGCTGCACTACACCGACAAGCGGCGAATGGAGTTGCTGGCGAAACGATCAGACCTTCCGGTACGGATTGTCGATGGCCGCCGAGCGTATGTCCCGCTGCGTCCGCAACGTAAACCGGGAACCACCGAACGGCCCCCGAAGGATTATCCGGGGATCGAGATGGATGATCCCACAGGCCGTGGCTATCTAAAACTGGCGCGTAAGACGTTTCGATCGGGAAACTGA
- a CDS encoding CBS domain-containing protein, whose translation MMPHTCARDMMVSNLTTLSPSMDVLEALDVLLHHRISGAPVVDEDKRFLGIFSEKSCIRFVVDAAYEQMPVVGLMSFVDATPPTIRPETDLLTIAQTFLDAACRRLPVLDEDGRLLGQISRRDVMREVRGNLNRQTPVASGAGLYLSAVVDGIDRPFRASGK comes from the coding sequence ATGATGCCTCATACATGCGCACGCGACATGATGGTCTCTAATCTGACGACCCTGTCACCGTCGATGGATGTTCTGGAAGCGTTGGACGTCCTGCTGCATCACCGGATCTCGGGTGCACCCGTCGTTGACGAAGACAAACGATTCCTGGGGATCTTCTCGGAAAAGTCGTGCATTCGTTTCGTTGTCGATGCAGCCTACGAACAGATGCCTGTTGTGGGACTGATGTCGTTCGTCGATGCGACCCCTCCGACAATCCGGCCGGAAACCGACCTGCTGACAATCGCACAGACGTTTCTTGACGCGGCCTGTAGGAGGCTGCCTGTTCTCGATGAAGACGGTCGACTGTTGGGACAGATTTCACGCCGCGACGTGATGAGAGAAGTTCGCGGCAACCTAAATCGCCAAACGCCGGTCGCAAGCGGAGCGGGACTTTATCTTAGTGCCGTTGTCGACGGAATCGATCGCCCGTTTCGAGCGAGCGGAAAATAG